ACATGGCAACGGTGCCACCAGGGACTATTCCTCCCTGGTCATCAGATGCTACGCTATCCGTACAGGCAACATAGTATTTTAATCCCTCTTCATCTATCTCAATGTCATAAACGTTTTCTACTTCACCAGGAATACTTTCATCTTTTCCAAATAAATTGGCATCGAAGATACCCGCCTGTGCAGAATCAACGCCAATAAGCCGATCGCAAACATGCCATTTGCCACTCGGTTTCTTTTCTGCGAAGTAAGCCGTCAACGTTTTAACGGTTTCATCGTCTGTATAAGAAATGGAGGCTGTCCATTGTCCTTTTTTTACATTGGCTAAATGAACTTGCATCTCTGTGTCCTCGATTGAGTAGCATGGATCTGTGACTACCAGTTCTCCACTTTCTACCGCAAAATGACCGATTAGTTGAGACTTGCCGGCATTTTTTTTCGGGACAAACCAATCGATGAACTCATATAACGTGGACGCTTTATTTTCTGTATTTCCACTTTTTACATTCCACCGATAGACATGCTCCTGCATCCATCTTTTTCGTATGCGGTAGCAAAGTTTATCGCCACTCTTATTTTCTCCAATACAAATCATATCAGCAGGTAAGTTTTCAGGTCTGTTGGATTGGTTTTGAATTATGGTGAGTGAAAACAAGGCCCATGCACCAAATTCGGCGCCATTCGTTTCTAAATAAAGATCCTTGAATTCATCTGGGAAAAGTGCCCCTAGTTGTTTTTCGGCTTTTTTTAAATCGACCAATGAAACGCCTGTCGTTATTGATTTCGAATCAATCATATCAATTACTTTTTTCATGACTTATCCTCCATTTGCAATCCGATTGCGAAAGCGAAATT
The sequence above is drawn from the Planococcus sp. MSAK28401 genome and encodes:
- a CDS encoding SMI1/KNR4 family protein produces the protein MKKVIDMIDSKSITTGVSLVDLKKAEKQLGALFPDEFKDLYLETNGAEFGAWALFSLTIIQNQSNRPENLPADMICIGENKSGDKLCYRIRKRWMQEHVYRWNVKSGNTENKASTLYEFIDWFVPKKNAGKSQLIGHFAVESGELVVTDPCYSIEDTEMQVHLANVKKGQWTASISYTDDETVKTLTAYFAEKKPSGKWHVCDRLIGVDSAQAGIFDANLFGKDESIPGEVENVYDIEIDEEGLKYYVACTDSVASDDQGGIVPGGTVAMSGYGDGMYEVRIKYNVSKEIVGVMIDFGDEE